The segment ATCGACGTGCCGTAGGTGCCCGAAGCCGGACGCAGCAGCGCCCGGTCGACGCTGGTGTTGAAGTCGTGGACCTCGCGGTTGGCGACCTCGTTGGGGTCGTTCATCGTCGCGGGCGGCGGCGGCGCGGTGCAGGCGGAAACCAGCGCAAGTGCCAGCACAGCCATGCCGAGCCGCGACTTCGGGTGCGAAACGGCCAAAGGCCCAAAAAGCAATGGAAAAGTAACGATCATGTTTCTACTGTCCCGCAGGATGGCCCGGCGAAGCTGTTTCTTTGCCGTTGACGACCAAGGGATAGCAGCCTTTACGTGCATGACAACGCCGAAGCGTATCATCCACGCGGCGCAAACGATATAGTTTCGACATGCCGCCGATGGCGTCACGTCGGCGAAGGGGGTTTCATGGTGGCAAACGCAACGGCACCGGGTCAGGCGGAACTGCGCGCGGCGCGCGGCGAGTCGCGAAAGCTCATGTCGGTGGTGTTTTTGTTCAGCGTGTTCGTGAACATCCTGATGCTCACCGGGCCGATCTACATGTTGCAGATCTATGACCGGGTGCTGGGGTCGCGGTCGGAGGCGACGCTGGTCGCGCTGTCGGTGCTCGCGGCGTTCCTGTTTCTGGCGATGGGCCTGCTGGACCATGCCCGAAGCCGGATCATGGCGCGAGTCGGGGCGCGGTTCCAGGAACGGCTGGATCGCCGGGTGTTCCGCGCGGCGCTCCGGCGGCTGTCGCTGGTGCCGGGTGACCCGGTCGCGATTTCCGGGCAGCGCGATCTGGAATCGGTGCAGCGCCTGTGGTCCTCGCCGGTGCTGATCGCGATCTGCGACGTACCGTGGACGCCTCTGTTCATCGCGGCGATCTTCATCTTTCACCCGCTGATGGGGTGGCTGGCGGTCGGCGGCGGGGTGGTCCTTGTGCTGGTCACGATCATGAACCAGCGGATGACGAAGGCGCCGGTGAACCAGGCCAACACATCCACCCAGCAGGCCGACCGCATGGCCGAGAACCTGAAGGCCGAGGCCGAGATCGTGCAGGGTCTGGGCATGTTCGGCAATGCCTTCGAACGCTGGCGCGTCGCGCGCGAAAGGTCGCTGCGCGAAAGCATTGCCGCGGCCGACATCGGGGGGGCGTTCTCGGTCACCTCCAAGACCTTCCGGCTTTTCCTGCAATCGGCCATGCTGGGGGTCGGTGCCTGGCTGGTGCTGCAACAGGAACTGACGCCGGGCGCGATGATCGCGGGCTCGATCCTGATGGGGCGGGCGTTGCAGCCGATCGAGGTCGCGGTCAGCCAATGGGCCCTCGTGCAGCGCGCGCAGGAAGGCTGGGCCCGGCTGGCCGAGCTTTTCACCCGCCAGCCGGTCGATGCGCCGCGCACCGCCCTGCCCCGCCCCAAGGCCATGCTCGATGTGCAGAACCTGACCGTGGTGCCGCCCGGCGAACAGCAGGCCGTGCTGCGCATGGTCAGCTTTCAGCTTGAACCGGGCAAGGCGCTGGGGGTGATCGGGCCGTCCGGGTCGGGCAAGTCGTCGCTGGCGCGGGCGCTGATCGGCGTCTGGCGGCCGGCCGGCGGCAAGATCCGGCTGGATGGGGCGACGCTCGACCAGTATGACACCGACGTGCTGGGCAGCTACATGGGGTATCTGCCGCAGAGCGTCACCCTGTTCGACGGCACCATTGCCGAGAACATCGCCCGGCTGAACACCCGGCCCGATGCCGCGATGGTGGTCGAGGCGGCAAAGAAGGCCGCGGCGCATGACATGATCCTGCGCCTGCCGGAAGGCTATGACACGCGTGTGACAAGCATCGGCGGCCGTCTTTCCGGCGGCCAGATCCAGCGGGTCGGGCTGGCCCGCGCGCTTTACGGCAACCCGGTGATCCTGGTGCTGGACGAGCCCAACTCGAACCTCGACAACGACGGCTCCGTGGCGCTGAACCATGCGATCCGTGCGATGAAGGCCGAAGGACGGTCCGTGCTGATCATGGCGCACCGCCCCGCCGCCATCCAGGAATGCGACCTGCTGATGGTGCTGGAAGACGGCACCCGACGCGCCTTCGGGCCGCGCGACCAGGTGCTGCGCGACATGGTCAAGAACCATACCGAAATCGTGAAGAACGCAGGCCCCGGAGGCGTGTCATGACCAGTCCGCAGGCAACCCCGCCGGAAGCCCCGATCAAGCCGCAGGCCGTGCCCCCGTCGGCCCCTCTGGTGCTGACGGGCGCCGCGCCCGGGTCGGCAAAACCGCCCGCATCGCCCCCGGACGACGCCAGATGGTCGGCCCGCGGCCCGGTGCTGCTGGGCATGTTGACCCTCGTCGCACTGGTCGGCGGCTTCGGCATCTGGAGCGTGGCGACCAGCATCGCCGGGGCCATCGTCGCCTCGGGGCAGCTGGAGGTCGAACAAAGCCGCCAGATCGTCCAGCATCCCGACGGCGGCGTGGTCGAAAGCATCTCGGTCTCGGATGGCGACGTGGTGGCGGCGGGCGACCTGCTGCTGCGCCTTGACGGCGGGCTGCTGCGGTCCGAACTGTCGATCGTCGAAGGCCAGCTGTTCGAGATCCTCGCCCGCCGTTCGCGCCTGACCGCCGAACGCGACGACGCGGCCGAGATCACCGTGACGGGCGAGTTGGCCGAGATCTCCGCCACCCGCCCCGAGATCGCCGAGCAGATCGACGGCCAGATCCGCCTGTTCGCCGCGCGGCAGGAAACCCTTGCCAACCAGACCAACCAGCTTGGCAAGCGCCGCAACCAGATCGACAGCCAGATCACCGGCATCGACGCGCAGAACGCCGCGCTCGCGACCCAGCTTGATCTGATCCGCCAGGAACTGGCCGACCAGCAGGCCCTGCTCGACCGCGGCCTCACGCAGTCCAGCCGCGTGCTGAACCTGCAGCGCGAAGAGGCCCGGCTGCGCGGCCAGGTCGGCGAACTGAACGCCAGCCGCGCCCAGGCCGAGGGCCGCATCACCGAGATCGAGATCGAGATCCTGCGGCTGTCCTCCACCCGCCGCGAAGAGGCGATCACCCAGTTGCGCGACATCGGCTACCGCGAACTGGAACTGGCCGAACGCCGCCGCGCCCTGACCGAGCGCATCCTGCGGCTCGACATTCGCGCCCCGGTGTCGGGAATCGTGCTGGGGATGCAGGTCACCACGCCGCGCTCGGTGCTGCGCCCCGCCGATCCGGTGCTGTATCTGATCCCGCAGGACAGGCCGCTGGTGATCGTGGCCCAGGTGCCGCCGAACGATATCGACCAGGTGCATGTCGGCCAGGCGGCCAAGCTGGTATTCTCGGCCTTTTCGACCCGCACCACGCCCGAACTCGACGGCCAGGTTGCGAAGGTCTCGGCCGACGCGCTGACCGACACGGCCAGCAACCTGTCGTTCTATCGCGCGGAAATCGTGCTCGACCCGGGCGAGATGGAAAAGCTCGAAGGGCTCGCGCTGATCCCCGGGATGCCGGTCGAGGTGTTCATGCAGACCGATGCGCGCACGCCCCTCGCCTTCCTGCTGAAACCCTTTACCGACTACTTCACCCGCGCCTTCCGCGAAAGCTGATCCGGCGGGGCCTTGCCGCCCCGCCCCGTCCCGGCTAGCCTCCGCCCGAACCTGACGGAGCACGCCATGACCCGCATCGAAACCCGCCTTGCCGAACTGGGCGTCACCCTGCCCGACGCCCCGGCACCCGCCGCCAACTATGTGCCCTTCGTGGTGGTCGGCACGATGGTCCATGTCTCGGGCCAGATCAGCCAGACGCCCGAAGGGCTGATCAAGGGCCGCCTCGGCGCCGACCTTGCCATCGAACAGGGGGCCGAGGCCGCCCGGCACTGCGCCATCAGCCTGCTGGCGCAGGTCCGCAAGGCCTGCGACGGCGACCTGTCGCGGCTCAAGCGCGTGGTGAAGCTGACCGGCTTCGTCAACTCCACCGCCGATTTCATCGACCAGCCCAAGGTGATCAACGGCGCCTCCGACTTCCTCGTGGCGGTGCTTGGCGAGGCCGGGCGCCACGCCCGCTCGGCCATCTCGGCCGCCTCGCTGCCACTGGGCGTCGCGGTCGAAATCGAAGGCATCTTCGAGTTGAACTGATGCACCCCCGCCTGCCCGAGGCGTTCCGCACCACCCCGATCGCCCACCGCGCCCTGCACGACCGCGCCGCCCGCCGCCCGGAAAACTCGCGTGCCGCGGTGCGCGCGGCGGTGGCGGCGGGCTACGGCATCGAGATCGACTTGCAGCTTTCGGCAGATGGGCAGGCGATGGTGTTCCACGACGACCTGCTCGACCGCCTGACCACCGCCACCGGCCCGCTGCGCGCCCACAGCGCCGCCGCCCTCGCCGCCCTCGGCCTGAGCGATGCCGAAGACGGCATCCCCACCCTGCCCGAAATCCTCGCCCTGGTCGCAGGCCGCGTGCCCCTGCTGGTCGAGATCAAGGACCAGAGCGGCGCGCTCGGCCCCGATGTCGGCCGCCTCGAGGCCGCCACCGCCGCCGCCCTGCAGGGCTACGCAGGACCGGTGGCGGTGATGTCCTTCAACCCCCATTCGGTTGCCGAAATGGCCCGCCTCGCCCCGCACCTGCCGCGCGGCCTGACCACCTCGGCCTTCGATCCTGACGCCTGGGCCCCCCTGCCCCCCCGCATCTGCGACACGCTGCGACAGATCCGCGACTACGACCGTACCGGCGCCAGCTTCATCAGCCACGAATGGCACGACCTCGCCCGCCCGCGCGTCGCCGACCTCAGGGCCCAGGGCGCGGCCCTCCTGTGCTGGACGATCACCTCCGCCACCGACGAGGCAACAGCCCGCCAGATCGCCGAAAACATCACTTTCGAACGCTACGCCGCCGCCCTCCCGGCTTGACGCAAGGCCGAACTGCCACATCTTTGCACGACTTCCATCCCATTCACCTTGGCTCAAATATCCTCGGGGGGTCCGGGGGCAGACAGCCCCCCGGCCTCTCCGCAATACCGGCGGCCCGATGACCCTACCTGACCCCGAAGCGACCCTTCACACCGGCCTTGCCGACATTCCCGCCACCACCTGGGACGCGCTGGCTTGCCCCGAGACCGCTGACGGCGGCCGCCCGATCGACCCTTTCACCACCCACCGCTTCCTCGCGGCTCTGGATGCGTCGCACTCCACCGGAACCGGCACCGGCTGGCAGCCGCACCCGCTGGTCATCCGGCAGGGGGGCACCGTCATTGCCGCAGCACCGCTCTACGCCAAGTCGCATTCCCAGGGGGAATACATCTTCGATCACAACTGGGCGCAGGCCTATGACCGGGCGGGTGGGCGCTACTACCCCAAGCTGCAGATCGCCGTGCCCTTCACCCCCGCCACCGGCCGGCGCTTCCTGACCGCGCCGGGGCATGAGGCCACCGGCCGCCGCGCCTTGATCGCCGCCGCCACCAGCATTGCCGAACAAAACGGCCTGTCATCGCTGCACGTCACTTTCTGCACGCCCGACGAGGCGCTGGCCGGGGCCGACCTGGGCCTGCTGCACCGCATCACCCAGCAGTTCCACTGGGAAAACCGCGGCTACTCCACGTTCGACGATTTCCTGGCCGACCTCGCCTCGCGCAAGCGCAAGACCATCCGCAAGGAACGCGAAACCGCCCGCGCCGCGGGCCTGACCATCCGCGCCCTGACCGGCGACGCCATCGAGCCCGCGCATTGGCAGGCGTTCTGGCATTTCTACCAGGACACCGGCGGGCGCAAATGGGGCACGCCCTACCTGACCCGCCGCGCCTTCGATGCCTTTCACGCCACCATGCGCGACGACATCCTGCTGGTGCTGGCCGAACGCGACGGCGTGCCCGTGGCGGGCGCACTGAACTTCATCGGCCGCGATACCCTCTTTGGCCGCTACTGGGGGTGCAGCGAAGACCACCCCTGCCTGCATTTCGAGCTTTGCTACTATCAGGCGATCGACTGGGCCATCGCCAACGGCCTGTCGCGTGTCGAGGCCGGGGCGCAGGGCGAACACAAGCTGGCGCGCGGCTACCTGCCGACCCCGGTGCATTCGCTGCACTGGATCGCCGACCCCGGCCTGCGCGACGCCATCGCCCGCTACCTTGCCGCCGAACGCCGCGCGGTCGACGAGGAGATCGAGGTGCTGACCGCCTACGGCCCGTTCCGCCGCCCCGCATCCGAAGACTGACAAGCCCCGCGCCCCGTGCCATGCTGTCCCGGCCAAACCGGGAGGCTGCGATGACCGAACTGACGCTCTACACCAACCCGCAATCGCGCGGCGCCATCGCGCGCTGGATGCTGGAGGAGGTGGGCCAGCCCTATACCGCCGTGCCGCTGGCCTATGGCCCCGAGATGCACAGCCCCGCCTATCTGGCGCTGAACCCGATGGCCAAGGTGCCGACCCTGACGCACGGCGGCCACGTCGTGACCGAATGCGCCGCGATCTGCGCCTACCTTGCCGATGCCTTCCCCGAGGCGGGCCTCGCCCCCGCCAACCGCGCCGCCTGCTACCGCTGGCTGTTCTTTGGCGCGGGCCCGCTGGAGGCCGCGGTGACCAACCGCGCGCTCGGCATCGAGATACCT is part of the Paracoccaceae bacterium Fryx2 genome and harbors:
- a CDS encoding type I secretion system permease/ATPase; protein product: MVANATAPGQAELRAARGESRKLMSVVFLFSVFVNILMLTGPIYMLQIYDRVLGSRSEATLVALSVLAAFLFLAMGLLDHARSRIMARVGARFQERLDRRVFRAALRRLSLVPGDPVAISGQRDLESVQRLWSSPVLIAICDVPWTPLFIAAIFIFHPLMGWLAVGGGVVLVLVTIMNQRMTKAPVNQANTSTQQADRMAENLKAEAEIVQGLGMFGNAFERWRVARERSLRESIAAADIGGAFSVTSKTFRLFLQSAMLGVGAWLVLQQELTPGAMIAGSILMGRALQPIEVAVSQWALVQRAQEGWARLAELFTRQPVDAPRTALPRPKAMLDVQNLTVVPPGEQQAVLRMVSFQLEPGKALGVIGPSGSGKSSLARALIGVWRPAGGKIRLDGATLDQYDTDVLGSYMGYLPQSVTLFDGTIAENIARLNTRPDAAMVVEAAKKAAAHDMILRLPEGYDTRVTSIGGRLSGGQIQRVGLARALYGNPVILVLDEPNSNLDNDGSVALNHAIRAMKAEGRSVLIMAHRPAAIQECDLLMVLEDGTRRAFGPRDQVLRDMVKNHTEIVKNAGPGGVS
- a CDS encoding HlyD family type I secretion periplasmic adaptor subunit, whose translation is MLTLVALVGGFGIWSVATSIAGAIVASGQLEVEQSRQIVQHPDGGVVESISVSDGDVVAAGDLLLRLDGGLLRSELSIVEGQLFEILARRSRLTAERDDAAEITVTGELAEISATRPEIAEQIDGQIRLFAARQETLANQTNQLGKRRNQIDSQITGIDAQNAALATQLDLIRQELADQQALLDRGLTQSSRVLNLQREEARLRGQVGELNASRAQAEGRITEIEIEILRLSSTRREEAITQLRDIGYRELELAERRRALTERILRLDIRAPVSGIVLGMQVTTPRSVLRPADPVLYLIPQDRPLVIVAQVPPNDIDQVHVGQAAKLVFSAFSTRTTPELDGQVAKVSADALTDTASNLSFYRAEIVLDPGEMEKLEGLALIPGMPVEVFMQTDARTPLAFLLKPFTDYFTRAFRES
- a CDS encoding RidA family protein, whose translation is MTRIETRLAELGVTLPDAPAPAANYVPFVVVGTMVHVSGQISQTPEGLIKGRLGADLAIEQGAEAARHCAISLLAQVRKACDGDLSRLKRVVKLTGFVNSTADFIDQPKVINGASDFLVAVLGEAGRHARSAISAASLPLGVAVEIEGIFELN
- a CDS encoding glycerophosphodiester phosphodiesterase family protein — its product is MHPRLPEAFRTTPIAHRALHDRAARRPENSRAAVRAAVAAGYGIEIDLQLSADGQAMVFHDDLLDRLTTATGPLRAHSAAALAALGLSDAEDGIPTLPEILALVAGRVPLLVEIKDQSGALGPDVGRLEAATAAALQGYAGPVAVMSFNPHSVAEMARLAPHLPRGLTTSAFDPDAWAPLPPRICDTLRQIRDYDRTGASFISHEWHDLARPRVADLRAQGAALLCWTITSATDEATARQIAENITFERYAAALPA
- a CDS encoding GNAT family N-acetyltransferase, with product MTLPDPEATLHTGLADIPATTWDALACPETADGGRPIDPFTTHRFLAALDASHSTGTGTGWQPHPLVIRQGGTVIAAAPLYAKSHSQGEYIFDHNWAQAYDRAGGRYYPKLQIAVPFTPATGRRFLTAPGHEATGRRALIAAATSIAEQNGLSSLHVTFCTPDEALAGADLGLLHRITQQFHWENRGYSTFDDFLADLASRKRKTIRKERETARAAGLTIRALTGDAIEPAHWQAFWHFYQDTGGRKWGTPYLTRRAFDAFHATMRDDILLVLAERDGVPVAGALNFIGRDTLFGRYWGCSEDHPCLHFELCYYQAIDWAIANGLSRVEAGAQGEHKLARGYLPTPVHSLHWIADPGLRDAIARYLAAERRAVDEEIEVLTAYGPFRRPASED
- a CDS encoding glutathione S-transferase family protein; this encodes MTELTLYTNPQSRGAIARWMLEEVGQPYTAVPLAYGPEMHSPAYLALNPMAKVPTLTHGGHVVTECAAICAYLADAFPEAGLAPANRAACYRWLFFGAGPLEAAVTNRALGIEIPAEKRGFVGYGHFDLVIATLEGALARSPYIAGDSFSAADVYVGAQIGFAMQYNGIPAKPAFTAYWDRIKDRPARARAAAADAALMAQA